AAGCGCGTGCGCGGCTAGAACCGGCTTGTCGCGTGGGTTGGCGCGGCTAGAAGAACGCGTATCCAGTGGAGTTCTTCATGATCAGTCTGATTCTCGCGGTCGCCGCCTCGGTCGCGCCCATCGCCAACGATACGCCCGCCCCGGCTCCCACCCCGGCTCCCGAGCGCAAGATCTGCAAGGTCGAGAACTCGTCCGCCAGCCGTCTCGGCGCCAAGCGGATCTGCCGGACCGAGGCCGAGTGGAAGGCTGCACAGGACGCCGTCAGCCGCGACCTCGACAGGCGCGAGCGCCAGTAACCCGCGATTCCGGCCTAGCTCGCATGGCGCGCCGGGACTGCTATGCTTGACTCGCGCGTGCCACGCGGCTAGGCGCGCGCCTTCGCAATCGGCCTCGCACTCCGGTGAAGCGGCGGCCCTGCCTTGATGGCAGGCGATACCGGAATCGCGATCAGGTGAAGTTCCCGAAAGGGATTGGCGCCGGGTCAACGTCGTTAGCAGTTGTAAGGAAGTTCAAATGTCGAAGCGCTCCAGCGCCAAGTACAAGCTCGATCGCCGCATGGGCGAGAACATCTGGGGTCGTCCCAAGTCGCCGGTCAACAAGCGCGAATACGGCCCCGGCCAGCACGGCCAGCGCCGCAAGGGCAAGATGTCGGACTTCGGCATCCAGTTGCGCGCCAAGCAGAAGCTCAAGGGCTATTACGGCGACGTCACCGAGAAGCAGTTCAAGAAGGCCTATGAAGAGGCGTCGCGGATGAAGGGCGACACCGGCCAGAACCTGATCGGCCTGCTCGAGCAGCGCCTCGACATGATCGTCTATCGCGCCAAGTTCGCGCCGACGATCTTCGCCGCGCGCCAGCTGGTCAACCACGGCCACGTCAAGGTCAATGGCGAGAAGTGCAACATCGGCTCGCGCCGCATCAAGCCGGGCGAGACCGTCGAGCTGGGCGGCAAGGCGCAGGAGATGGCGCTGGTGATGGAGGCACAGAGCCTCGCCGAGCGCGACATCCCCGACTATGTCGCGCCCGACGGCGCGTCGAAGATCACCTTCACCCGCGTGCCGACCCTCGATGAGGTGCCGTATCCGGTGAAGATGGAACCGAACCTGGTGGTCGAATTCTACTCGCGCTGAGGCAAGGCATCAGCCGGACAAGCAAAAGGGCGGTCTCGCGGGGCCGCCCTTTTTCGTTGGTCCGTGCTCGGCACGTTCAATAGCCCGCGCGTGCGCAGAGCCGGTAAAGCTGCAGGACCCTCGGATCGCTCGCGCCGTAGCGCGCCCGGAACGCCGCTTTTCGCGCGCAATTGGCACGCGCACGCGTTGCGGAGCTGGCCTCGCTGGTCCTGCGGCTCGTTTGTCCAGGCGAACGCTTGCGCGCTTCGATCTCGGCAATCTGTCCCTGGGCGATTGCCGAGCCGACGATCGTCATGTCGCCCATCGCCCCGTCCTGGGCAATGGCGGGCGGCGCAAGCAGGATGCTGAGCAGGACGAGCGCTAGCTGCTTCATGCGGGGCTCCGATTCCAGCTGGATGCCGGCATCGTATAACGAGCACCGGAGCAGCCGGTTTCACGAACATGGGGCGGCCTTCAGCCCGCCCCATTCCCGTTTCAGGGGGCCTTCAGAAATGCCGCGCTCTTCTGCAGCATCTGCGTCCGCGCTTCGCTATCCTCGAGATAGTGATCGAGACCTGGGAAGATCACCAGTTCCGATTTGGCGCCGGCGGCCTTGAGCTTGTCGTGCATCAGCTGGGCGTGCCCGACCGCCACGTTGCGGTCCATGTCGCCATGGAAGATCAGCACCGGCGCCTTAATCGCGGCGGCGTGCCGCGCCGGCGATCCCTGCTCGATATGCGGTCCGCTGCCGACGAAGCGCTCGACCTCGCGATGGCTCGAATAGATCGCGCTGTCGCTCTTGAACCGGTCGAGATCGGTCACTGGCGCGACCGCGACGACGCGCTTGAACAGGCCGGGTTCGGTGGCGGCGGACTGGAGCGCCGCATAGCCGCCATAGGACCAGCCGAAGATGGCGAGCTTTGCGGGATCCGCGATGCCCTCGCTCACCAGCCAGCGTCCCGCGTCATTGACGTCCCCGATCGCGGTCTTCCAGCTCTGGAACCCGTTTTTCTGGAACCAGGCGTCGCCATAGCCGGTCGAGCCGCGGAAGTTGGGCTGGAGCACCGCGAATCCCTGGCTCGCGAAATATTGCGACAGCCAGTCGAAGCCCCAGTCGTCGCGCGCGCCCGGACCGCCATGCGGCAGCACGATGGCGCGGATCCCTTTCGTGCTCCCCTGTGTCGGCAGCGTCAGATAGGCCGGCACCATCGTACCGTCCGCGGCGCGATAGGTGATGTGCCGCATCTCGGCCAGCTTCGCCTTTTCGAGCTGGGGCCGCGCCAACGCGACCTCGTTCAGCGTCTTGGCCGTGCGGTCGAACAGATAGTAGCGGCCCGGATCGATGTCGCTCCCGGCCCAGATCAGCAGCCGGTTCTCGTCCTCGCTCGAATCGACCACGCGAATCAGCGGTAGCTTGGGCAATGCCTTGGCGAGCGATTTGACGAGCTTCGACACCGCCGGGTCGAAATATTCGACCGAGGGGATGTCGGTCGAGTAGGTCGCGCCGATGATGCGCCCGTTGCGCCCGATTCGAGCAAAGCCCGTCACATCCATCTGCGGATGGGCATAGACCAGTTTCTCGGCGCCGCTGCCGTCGAGCGCGCGGGTGTATGCCGCGAGCCTGCCGTCGACGCGCCGCAGACCATAGGCGACGTCGAGCGCGGGATCGATGCCATAGGGATCGAAGCCGGCCCGGTCGGGTCCGACGGTGCTGAGCGCCTCCCATGCCTTGCTGCCCTTGCGGCGATAGGAATAGGTGCGAACGCCGGTGGTGTATCCGTCGCGTGCCTGCACGCGCCCCATCATCCGCACATTGCCCTTGCCGTCGGTGAAGAACTCCGCGGCGTCGCGTGAGGCCAGTTCGACGGTACGCGACTGGAGCGTACGCGCGTCAACCAGGTCGACGCCGAGCCCTTCCTGCTTTTGCGCGAGCCGCGTGCCGGTGGTCGTCTCGGGAACATATTGGCGGATCATCATCACCTGCCCGTCGGTTCCCGGGTTCCAGTCGATCACCGATCCGCCGAACGTCGCATAGCCGAGCTGTTCGCCCGTCCCCCGCGTGTGGCTGAGCACCTTCATGTTGCTGCCGTCGTGATCCATCGTCGTCAGGCGCGTCGACACGATCAGCCCCTCGGGCAGGCGGACCACGCCATAGACGGTGCACAACAGCCGCGTGTTGCTCGCCCAGCGGCACCCGCTGACTCGCTCAGGCTTGCCGTCCGACGCGGCGATCGCCTTGGGTGCAGCCGATCCGTCGAGCGGAACCACGAATACGCCGGAGCCCTGTCCCTTCAGCGGCACGACATAAGCGAGCTTGGTCCCGTCGGGCGACAGGCTGGCCTGCTCGACATATTCGCGCGCGCCGAATGCGGCCGCGGCATCGAAATCCTGCGCGGCAGCTGGCGATGCGGCGGAAAGGCCGGCCAGACAAATCCAGTGCTTCACGTTGCTTCCCCCCGTTCTTCCGCAACCTGCAACGCCGGGGCGCGGTTCGCAAGCGCCGCCGCTTGCTCCCGTCGCCGCCCCCTGCCAGAAGGCGCGCAATGAAATTACCGGAGATGATGCCGATGCGCTTCGCCCTGCTGGCCCTGCTGGGGCTTGCCGCCTGCAATTCCGCGCCGTCCGCGCCGCCCGAACCCGAGCTGCCGGCAATGCCGATGGAGACGCTCAAGGAGGCGACGCGCATCCTTTCTTCCGACGAATTCGAGGGCCGCGCGCCGGGCACCGCGGGCGAGAAGAAGACGCTCGACTATCTCGTCCAGCAATTCCAGAAGGCGGGGCTCCAGCCCGGCAACCCAAATGGACCCAATGGCCCCAGCTGGTTCCAGGACGTGCCGCTGGTCGCAATCACCGCGAAGAATGTCTCGAACCTCGCCTTCGCCGGCGGCAGCCAGCCGATCAGCCTCAAATACGGCCCCGAGTTCGTCGCCGGCACCTATCGCGTGACGCCCAGGGTCGAGGTCAAGGACAGCCCTGTCGTATTCGTCGGCTACGGCATCAACGCGCCGGAAAAGGGGTGGAACGACTATGCCGGCCTCGACGTCAAGGGGAAGACCGTGGTCATCCTCGTCAACGATCCCGACTGGCAGACTCCCGAGGCCAAGGGCGAGTTCAACGGCCGCGCGATGACCTATTACGGCCGCTGGACCTACAAGTTCGAGGAAGCCGCACGTCAGGGCGCCGCCGCCGCGATCATCGTCCACCAGACCGAACCCGCCGCCTATGGGTGGAACGTTGTCCAGTCGAGCTGGACCGGTGAGCAGCAGGTCGCCGATGCCGCCAACGGCCATGCCGACCAGTCGGCCGCGATCGGCTGGATCCAGCTCGACAAGGCCAAGGCGCTGTTCGCCAGCGGCGGGCAGGATTTCGACAAGCTCGCCGCCGCGGCGAAGCAGAAGGGCTTCAAGCCGGTCGCGCTTGGCGACGTCAAAGCCTCGGTCAGCTTCGACAACGACATCCGCAAGCATGCCTCGAAGAACGTGATCGGCATCCTCCCCGGCAAGACTCGGCCGGACGAATATGTCCTCTACACCGCGCACTGGGACCATCTCGGCCGCTGCGAGGCGGCGCCCGACGGCGACGACATCTGCAACGGCGCGATCGACAACGCCACCGGCACCGCCGCTTTGGTCGCGCTGGCCGAGGCCAACGCCAAGGCCGGCGCGCCCGATCGCAGCCTCGTCTTCATCGCCGTCACCGCCGAGGAATCGGGCCTGCTCGGTTCCAAATATTATGGCGACAACCCGGTCTATCCGCTCGCCAAGACCGTGGGTGGCGTCAACATGGACGCGCTCAATCTGACGCCCCCGGCGAAGAATGTGATCGTCGTCGGCAAGGGCAAGTCGGGCCTCGACGCCTATCTCGATCGCGCGCTGGCCAAGCAGGGCCGCGTCGCCAGCAACGAGCCGACGCCGGAGAAGGGCTTCTACTACCGCTCGGACCACTTCATGCTCGCCAAGCACGGCGTGCCGATGCTCTATTTCGACGCGGGCGACGATCTGGTCGAGGGCGGCACCGCGGCGGGCAAGGCCGCGGCGCAGGATTATGAGAAGAACCGCTACCACGGCCCCAAGGACGAGTTCGACCCGAACTGGAACTGGGCGGGCGTGGAGAAGGATCTCCAGATCTACTATGCCGTCGGCCGCGCGCTGGCCTCGACCACCGACTGGCCCAACTGGGTCGAGGGCGACGAGTTCCGCGCCGCCCGCGACAAGAGCCGCCAGGGAGCCAAGTAAGCGCGATGAAGCCGACGCCGCCGCCCGAATGGTCCAGGCACAAGGCCGTATGGATCGGCTTTCCCAGCCATCCCGAGCTGTGGGAGTCGCTCGGCGCCGCGCGTGCCGAGGTCGCCGCCTTCGCGCGCGCGGTCCATGCCGGTGGCGCAGGCGAGCAGGTGCTGCTGGTCGCCGCGGACGAGGAAGCGGCGGCCGCGGCGCGGCTGCTCGCGGGGGACTCGGCGAAGGTGGTGGTCACGCCGTTCGGCGACATCTGGCTACGCGATACCGGGGTGATCCTCGACAATCAGGGTGTCGGCCACGACTTCGAGTTCAACGGCTGGGGCGGCAAGTATAATTACGAGGGCGACGAGGAGGTCGGCGCGCTGCTCGCCGAGAAGCGCCGGATCGAGGTGCAGCCTCACGACTGGGTGCTCGAGGGCGGCTCGATCGACTGGGACGGCACGGGCCTCGTCGTCACCACCGAGCAATGCCTGCTCAACCGCAACCGCAACCCCGCCATGTCGATGCGCGAGGCGGAGGAGCGGCTGTACGCGGATCTCGGTTTCGATCGCGTGCTGTGGCTCGGCAATGGCCTGGCGATGGATCACACCGACGGCCATGTCGACAATCTCGCGCGCTTCGTCGGGGAGAATCGCCTCGCGATCCCGGTGCCCGAGGAGAACGACCCCAACTGGCTGGTCTATGCTGACGCCAGGCGCCGCGCCGAGGCGTTCGGGGTGGAGGTCGTCCCGATCCCGTCACCCGGCCGCGTGATGCACGGCGACGAGGTGGTCCCGGCGAGCTACATGAACTTCTACATCGGCAATGCCGCAGTGGTGATCCCGGTCTACGGCCAGCCCAACGACCGCAAGGCGGTCGAGGTCATCGGCGCGCTCTTCCCGGGACGCGAGGCGGTCGGCCTGCGCGCCGACCATATCCTGACGGGTGGTGGGAGCTTCCACTGCATCTCGCAGCAGATTCCGAAGTAGCGACGTGCCGATGCCCTCATTCTTTACCGTCGCGCCTGAGAATGAAGCCGAGACCGTCGCCCATCTGACCGCGAAGGGATTCCCACCCTCTCGCATCGACAAAGATGAAGAAGGCGAGGTCGTCCTCGTCTTTGCGGACGTCCCCGACGAGCAAATGCACAAACTGGCGCAAGCGCTGCCAGTCCACCTGAGCACGAAGCTT
This is a stretch of genomic DNA from Sphingomonas sp. BT-65. It encodes these proteins:
- the rpsD gene encoding 30S ribosomal protein S4 — protein: MSKRSSAKYKLDRRMGENIWGRPKSPVNKREYGPGQHGQRRKGKMSDFGIQLRAKQKLKGYYGDVTEKQFKKAYEEASRMKGDTGQNLIGLLEQRLDMIVYRAKFAPTIFAARQLVNHGHVKVNGEKCNIGSRRIKPGETVELGGKAQEMALVMEAQSLAERDIPDYVAPDGASKITFTRVPTLDEVPYPVKMEPNLVVEFYSR
- a CDS encoding S9 family peptidase, coding for MKHWICLAGLSAASPAAAQDFDAAAAFGAREYVEQASLSPDGTKLAYVVPLKGQGSGVFVVPLDGSAAPKAIAASDGKPERVSGCRWASNTRLLCTVYGVVRLPEGLIVSTRLTTMDHDGSNMKVLSHTRGTGEQLGYATFGGSVIDWNPGTDGQVMMIRQYVPETTTGTRLAQKQEGLGVDLVDARTLQSRTVELASRDAAEFFTDGKGNVRMMGRVQARDGYTTGVRTYSYRRKGSKAWEALSTVGPDRAGFDPYGIDPALDVAYGLRRVDGRLAAYTRALDGSGAEKLVYAHPQMDVTGFARIGRNGRIIGATYSTDIPSVEYFDPAVSKLVKSLAKALPKLPLIRVVDSSEDENRLLIWAGSDIDPGRYYLFDRTAKTLNEVALARPQLEKAKLAEMRHITYRAADGTMVPAYLTLPTQGSTKGIRAIVLPHGGPGARDDWGFDWLSQYFASQGFAVLQPNFRGSTGYGDAWFQKNGFQSWKTAIGDVNDAGRWLVSEGIADPAKLAIFGWSYGGYAALQSAATEPGLFKRVVAVAPVTDLDRFKSDSAIYSSHREVERFVGSGPHIEQGSPARHAAAIKAPVLIFHGDMDRNVAVGHAQLMHDKLKAAGAKSELVIFPGLDHYLEDSEARTQMLQKSAAFLKAP
- a CDS encoding M28 family metallopeptidase; translated protein: MRFALLALLGLAACNSAPSAPPEPELPAMPMETLKEATRILSSDEFEGRAPGTAGEKKTLDYLVQQFQKAGLQPGNPNGPNGPSWFQDVPLVAITAKNVSNLAFAGGSQPISLKYGPEFVAGTYRVTPRVEVKDSPVVFVGYGINAPEKGWNDYAGLDVKGKTVVILVNDPDWQTPEAKGEFNGRAMTYYGRWTYKFEEAARQGAAAAIIVHQTEPAAYGWNVVQSSWTGEQQVADAANGHADQSAAIGWIQLDKAKALFASGGQDFDKLAAAAKQKGFKPVALGDVKASVSFDNDIRKHASKNVIGILPGKTRPDEYVLYTAHWDHLGRCEAAPDGDDICNGAIDNATGTAALVALAEANAKAGAPDRSLVFIAVTAEESGLLGSKYYGDNPVYPLAKTVGGVNMDALNLTPPAKNVIVVGKGKSGLDAYLDRALAKQGRVASNEPTPEKGFYYRSDHFMLAKHGVPMLYFDAGDDLVEGGTAAGKAAAQDYEKNRYHGPKDEFDPNWNWAGVEKDLQIYYAVGRALASTTDWPNWVEGDEFRAARDKSRQGAK
- a CDS encoding agmatine deiminase family protein, with product MKPTPPPEWSRHKAVWIGFPSHPELWESLGAARAEVAAFARAVHAGGAGEQVLLVAADEEAAAAARLLAGDSAKVVVTPFGDIWLRDTGVILDNQGVGHDFEFNGWGGKYNYEGDEEVGALLAEKRRIEVQPHDWVLEGGSIDWDGTGLVVTTEQCLLNRNRNPAMSMREAEERLYADLGFDRVLWLGNGLAMDHTDGHVDNLARFVGENRLAIPVPEENDPNWLVYADARRRAEAFGVEVVPIPSPGRVMHGDEVVPASYMNFYIGNAAVVIPVYGQPNDRKAVEVIGALFPGREAVGLRADHILTGGGSFHCISQQIPK